The Rhizobium leguminosarum DNA segment ACCCGTCGCTGCGGATGAACTGATGGAACAGTGCCGCCCCGACATGAGTGAAGAGCAGTCCGAGCAATAGATTCGCCCCAAGCCCATGTGGCAGGCGCGGCGGATAGAGGTGGAAGTCCGGCAATTCCATGCCCGCTCCGAATATGGATTGCGCCGCGCCGCTCAGCGCGATCATGCCGACACCGCGCGCGAGCCACTCTTGCCACAAGGCCGCCCCCTTCACCGGCGGCGGTTTCCTATCGAAAAGCCACCACCAGCCGATGCGGCACATGGTCAGCAAAGAACCATGATTGCTGCTGGGATATGCACGCGGAGAAGCGCCGCCTTCGTGAGCGGTTCGACCGTATTTCCAGCGCGGAAACCGGAGACAAGGGCAACGAGCAAGAATATCGCGGTCAGCCAATGCATGGTGACGGCGATCGCGCCGTAACGATCAGTCGTGCTTTTCAGCATCAATTTCTCCTTCGAGACTGTCCCGCAGTGTCATCATAACGCGATGCGCGGTTTGGATTTCGTCAAGTGAAAGTCCTCCGGCTACGGCGTTGACACGCGGGTTGTAAGCGGCAATCGCCGCATCATAAGCTTGCTGTCCTTTCCCGGTCAGCACGACAAGCTGCGCCCGCCGGTGATGCGGGTTTGGTTCGAAATCGACCAGCCCTTCTCCGTGCAGATCATTGACGATGCGCTGAACGTTCTGGCGGTTGGCACCGAGGTCCCGGGCGAGCCATGCCACCGGCTGCGGTCGGTCGGCATGCACGATGGCCCCCAATATCTGCCAGCGTGCGCTGGTCAGCCCGTAGGGTGCAACAAGTCGGTCTCCCCAGGTCAAGGTCAGGTTGTTCACCCGAAACATCGAAAGAATCAGATCCGTCAAGGCCTCGCCTATCGGGGTTCGCGTCGCTCCATCCATTTGTCACCATATGTCCGTATTGACATCATCATGTCAAGTTAATATGTATGCATCACACCAGATTGACATCATTATACCAATACGAAGGAGTCTCAAATGACGCGTATGCAATCGCTTGATGAGAATTTCCCGATCCAGCGCCAGCTCCAGGTCGATGCAGCCCCGGTGGTGCTGATCAATCTTTTCACGCTCGACCCCGCTGATGAGTCGCGCTTCCTCGAGGTCTGGAGCCGCGATGCCGAGTTTATGAAGCGACAGCCCGGCTTCATCTCCACGCAGCTCCATCGAGCGCTCGGCGACAGTGTGACCTACCTGAACTATGCGGTGTGGGAATCGAATGAGGCATTTCGCGCTGCGTTCAATCATCCCGACTTCCGCGCCCAAGTCGCCGCATATCCGGCATCCGCCGTCGCAAGGCCGCACCTGTTTCAGAAGATCGCCGTAGCCGGCATCTGCACAGCTTGAGCATCATTATAAGGAAACTACCGCATGTCACTGCTGTTCAAAATCATGGCAATCGCCGGTCCTGCGGGGTTCGGGGGCGTCATGCTCGCCATCGGCATCATCCTTGGCGGACACTGGAAGAGCCTGCCTCCCGCCGATTTCCTTGACTCGTTTGGCAGGTATGGCGGCTTTATCAAACGCGCCATTCCGCTGGTCGTGATCCCAACGCTGATCGGGCTGGCCGGCATGCTCTGGATCGACTGGAGCAATGCGGCAACGCGCTATCTCTGGCTTGCCGAGGCGGGGTGCATCGCCGCTATCCTCGTGCTGACGATGGCCTATTTTTCGCCTAGCAATGACGCTCTCGCCGCGAGGGCCGTGCCCGTCGATCAGGCTTCGGCGAAGCTCGACACCTGGCTGTTCGTTCACAATTTCCGGATCGCCCTTGCCTTCGCCGCCTCCTCGCTCGGAGTGTGGGCTCTCAGCCGGTGAAAGGAAGCGCCGCCTCCCATGCGGTCACGTTCCTAAGCTCTAAGAGAGCCGGCTAGCTGCTTCGCGTGATCTTATGACGACAGTTGACTTTGCGAGTCCATAATCCCGGAGCGCCGTCTCGATTAATGGGACCGCATCCCGCTCGAAATTCCAGATATAAGCGAGAGTATCCAGCGAGAGGCGTTCAGGGCAGCTGGCGGGCAGTTCGGGACGGTTGCGCCCGAAATAACGAAACGCTCTCGAGACGATACCGTAGAGGCATGCATATCGTGGCGGGCGAAGCAAAATGACCGCATCGGCGCGTGGCAGGCGGAGATGGAAGGAGCTGAGGCCGGTTCCATCCATGATCCAGCGCTCTCCCGCCACAGCCTTGGCGATAAGGCGATCGATCTCATCGCGCGGTCTCTTTCTCCAGCCGGGTAGCCAATAGGTGTCGCGGTCCATGGAGATGTAATCAAGGTCGAGCGCTCGCGAAAGCCGCTTTGCGAGCATGCTCTTGCCGCTGTCGGGGCAGCCGATCACCAGAATACGGTCGGCTTCGGCCAGCGTCGCTTTCAAATTGATGGGCCTTTCATCGGCGGCCGCCCAAAGAAAAACCGCCGCGGTCAGTTGGTAAACTAACCTCGCTCCCTACTCGGGCGACTTCCTCGGCGTTGTGCCGAGGATCTGCTACCCATCAACCGGCTGCAGATGCTCGGGACAAGCCCGAGCATGACGAAAGAGAGGTTGGTAGCCGTTGTCAGCAGGTGACCGCAGCGAAAATCGCCGCGGTGCAATCAAAAGGCAAGTGCCGGCTCTTACTCGGCGGCGATCAGCAGTTTCTTTTCGCGCGCCGCTCTCAACCGAGCGAAATCGTCGCCGGCGTGGTGGGAGGAGCGGGTCAGCGGGCTGGAGGCGACCATCAGGAAGCCCTTGCTGTAGGCGACGGTCTCATAGGATTTGAACTCGTCCGGGGTGACGAAGCTTTCGACCTTGTGGTGTTTGCGGGTCGGCTGCAGGTACTGGCCAATCGTCAGGAAATCGACATCGGCGGTGCGCAGATCGTCCATCAGTTGCAGCACTTCGTTTCGTTCCTCGCCGAGACCGACCATGATGCCCGATTTGGTGAACATGGTCGGATCAAGTTCCTTCACCCGCTGCAGCAGGCGGACGGAGTGGAAGTAGCGGGCACCGGGGCGAACCGTCAGATAGTTGCCGGGCACAGTCTCCATGTTGTGATTGAAAACGTCGGGCTTGGCGGCGACGACGCGCTCCAGCGCGCCAGGCTTCTTCAGGAAGTCCGGCGTCAGGATTTCGATCGTCGTCATCGGCGAGGCCGCGCGGATCGCCCAGATGACCTTTTCGAAGTGTTCG contains these protein-coding regions:
- a CDS encoding cytochrome b/b6 domain-containing protein, whose product is MCRIGWWWLFDRKPPPVKGAALWQEWLARGVGMIALSGAAQSIFGAGMELPDFHLYPPRLPHGLGANLLLGLLFTHVGAALFHQFIRSDGLLSRMWYGR
- a CDS encoding MarR family winged helix-turn-helix transcriptional regulator — encoded protein: MDGATRTPIGEALTDLILSMFRVNNLTLTWGDRLVAPYGLTSARWQILGAIVHADRPQPVAWLARDLGANRQNVQRIVNDLHGEGLVDFEPNPHHRRAQLVVLTGKGQQAYDAAIAAYNPRVNAVAGGLSLDEIQTAHRVMMTLRDSLEGEIDAEKHD
- a CDS encoding antibiotic biosynthesis monooxygenase family protein; this encodes MTRMQSLDENFPIQRQLQVDAAPVVLINLFTLDPADESRFLEVWSRDAEFMKRQPGFISTQLHRALGDSVTYLNYAVWESNEAFRAAFNHPDFRAQVAAYPASAVARPHLFQKIAVAGICTA
- a CDS encoding DUF1772 domain-containing protein, whose product is MSLLFKIMAIAGPAGFGGVMLAIGIILGGHWKSLPPADFLDSFGRYGGFIKRAIPLVVIPTLIGLAGMLWIDWSNAATRYLWLAEAGCIAAILVLTMAYFSPSNDALAARAVPVDQASAKLDTWLFVHNFRIALAFAASSLGVWALSR
- a CDS encoding DNA topology modulation protein FlaR, which encodes MNLKATLAEADRILVIGCPDSGKSMLAKRLSRALDLDYISMDRDTYWLPGWRKRPRDEIDRLIAKAVAGERWIMDGTGLSSFHLRLPRADAVILLRPPRYACLYGIVSRAFRYFGRNRPELPASCPERLSLDTLAYIWNFERDAVPLIETALRDYGLAKSTVVIRSREAASRLS
- the lipA gene encoding lipoyl synthase, whose amino-acid sequence is MVTILDTINPDAKRVRHPEKAHRPDTEVMRKPDWIRVKAPTSKGYAETRAIVKEHKLVTVCEEAGCPNIGECWDKKHATFMIMGEICTRACAFCNVATGKPNALDMAEPENVAKAVKEMGLSHVVITSVDRDDLEDGGAEHFEKVIWAIRAASPMTTIEILTPDFLKKPGALERVVAAKPDVFNHNMETVPGNYLTVRPGARYFHSVRLLQRVKELDPTMFTKSGIMVGLGEERNEVLQLMDDLRTADVDFLTIGQYLQPTRKHHKVESFVTPDEFKSYETVAYSKGFLMVASSPLTRSSHHAGDDFARLRAAREKKLLIAAE